GGCTCCTGCGGATCACCCGTGCGGACGCCGCGTCCCGGACCGTCCTCGAGATCGACGGCCGGCCGGCCGCGGAGGCGTACGCGGATGCCCTGGGCGTGAGCGTCGACGCGCTCGACGCCGCCTGGACGGAGTACCCGGTGGGCCTCATGATCGACGGCCAGCCGTGGGTCCGCAGCCCTCAGGCGGTAATGCCGGACGGTGGCCTCCGGTTCTACGCCGAGATCATGCCGGGAATGGAGGTCGAGGTCATGCAGGCGGGTGACCTCATCGCCGAGACCACTGCCGCCCTGCGCCGAACCCGCGCCGAACTCGGAGGGCGGGCCGGCGGCGCGGTTCTCTTCAACTGCTGCCTGCGCCGCAAGGAGATCGACGCCAAGAACCTCTCCGCGGACTTCGTCGCAGCCCTGGGCGGCGTCCCGTCGGCTGGGTTCCACACCTACGGCGAGAGCTGGCTCGGCCACGTGAACCAGACCCTTGCCGGTGTCGTGTTCGGGCCCCCGGGCGAGGCGTGAAGCTGACATGGCCCACGCTGATGCCGGTACGACCCCCGCTGTAAAGCAGTCACATGCGCGGCATCTCTGAGTATGGGGATTCTCCATGACAACAATGACAGTCACTCACATCGGCGGTCCCACTATCCTGATCGAGTTCGGCGGATGACGGCTACTTACCGACCCGACATTCGACCCCCCGGGAGGAAGCTACTCATTCGGGTGGGGCACACGCTCTACCAAGCTCGCAGGCCCTGCCATCAGCGCAAGCGAGCTCGGCCCCATCGACGCCGTGCTACTCACGCACGACAATCACAGCGACAACCTCGACTCGCAGGGCCGCGCAGTGCTTCATCAAGCCCCGGTTGTCGTTACGACGGCGTCAGCCACACGGCGTTTGGGAAAGCAGGCGCAGGGGCTCGCACCATGGTCGACGACGTTTCTTCAAAGCCCACGAAGGACAACGATTCAGATCACCGCGACACCAGCACGTCACGGTCCACCTGGCAGCCGCCCTCTCGTCGGGGACGTCATCGGTTTCGCACTGCAATGGGCCGGGCAACAGAACGGCGTGGTCTGGTTATCAGGCGACACCGTGCTGTATCGGGACCTGCGAGAGGCGGTGCAGCAGCTTGATATCGGCGTCGCCATCGTCCACCTCGGGGGCGTGCGTTTCCCTATAACGGGGCCATTGCACTACACGATGACCGCAGAACGCGCGGTGGAATTGTGCAGCTTGATTGAACCCCGGCTTGTGATCCCCATCCACTACGAGGGATGGAGCCACTTCCGTCGGAAGGATCAACAGTGGGTTTGACGCGGCCCCCGCCGGTACCGGCCGACGGGGGCCGTGCGTCCGTCCAGGATCAGCAGGCGTCGTACTTCCAGTCGCCGCCCTCAAGCGCCCACGGCTGCCTCTCCTGATCGAACTTCGGTAGCCCCTTCACCTTGTACGAGACACGGCCCATACCCCCTGAGACGGCGGCGTGCACGTCCATCGCCGGGTGGTCGGGCCCATAGTCCTTCGCAGCCCGCTCCACGGTGGCCGCGTACACGGCCGGGTCCGCCTTGGCCCGGCAACGCTTCGACAAGAAGGCGTAGGCCCCCTTCCCGTCCCCTCCGAAGTAGAGGTCCGTGTACGTTTCCGCCACGCGCTCCAACTCGGTGGCGTCGGCAGGCGTCGGGGTGGTGGTCGGTGTCTCGGCGGTCGTGGTCGGGCTGCTGCTCGGGGGGTCGGCCTTGTCGTCGCTCGACGAGTCGCATGCGGCCAGTGTGGCGAACAGGGTGGCGGCGAGTGTGATGGTGGCGCGGGTGCGCATGTGTCCCCCATGGACTTTTGTGGCTGAAGGGGCATGGTGCCACGCGGGTCGGACAGCGGGCTCACCGGCCTCGACGGCGCGGCCCGACAATGTGGGTACGGACTCCGCGGGCCACGGTGTCGGGAGCCCTCCACACGCCGCTACCTTCTCCGAGCATCCCGCGGACCGGCGAAAAATTGGCCAACTCCCGGCGGTGCGCGGAGAGTCGGGCGACCGGTACGCCTGCACCGAGGAGGAATCCGCAGACGTGTGGCAGGGAGATCACCGCGTGTTCACCGAGGGGATGTGCGCCCTGCATCGCCCCAGCAGTCCGGTGCTGGGCCGGCTCATGGCCTCGACAGCCCGACGTCTGTGGCGCGACGACCCGGCCTACGCGTCACGCCGCCTCACGTTCGGTCAGCGCTTGCCGTGTACAAAGCCGTTGCCGCCATAACTCTCGGCCTGGGTGTCGACGCCCGGGAACCTCCTCGCGCCGGTCAGGACCGGCAGCGCCGACCTGTCGTTCTTCAGAGTGTAGGCGTAGAACGCACGTAGGTAGGTGACCGCGAGGCTCTGCTGCTGCGCGGCGGTCGGCCGCCCCGGGGTGTCCGAGCACGTGGTGTCGTCGCCGTCGGTCGGCCCCGGACCCGTCGTCCACTCGGTGTTGTAGAAGTTGTGGTTGCCCTTCGTCACCCGCAGCCGGAAGCCGCGTGCGCCGGTCCGGCCCCGGGCGTCATCGAAGTAGGCCTCGCCGCCCAGGGACCAGCACCCGGCCGAGACAACGGCGAGAGGTGTCCTCGTCACCAGCGTGTCGTAGAAGCCGCTGGGCCCGGGCGAGGCGACGGCGGCCACGCCGCGGATGCGGACGCCGGCCGGCAACTCGCCGCGGTGGGCGTCGGCGGCCTGGTACATTACGCCCTCGCCGCCGACCGAGTGGCCCATCGTGCCCACGCGGGTCAGGTCGAGCCGGTCTTCGAAGTCGACCCGCACGGGCCGGCCGGTACGCGGATCGGTGAAGTGGCCGGCGAGCGGGCCGCCTCCGGCCGTGTTCAGCTGCTGGAGCAACCGAAGATGCCGGTCGATGAGATGGGCCCGCTGCGGTGCGACGCCCATGTAGTAGTTGACGCCGTTCGCGCTCGGTGACACCACCATGTAACCGTCCCGGGCCAGCGCTTCGGCCAGGTAGTCGTAGCCCCGGTAGCTGGGATAGGGAACCACCCCCGCCGGGCACGGCCAGCTCCCCCAGTCCGCATCGTCGGCGGAGTAGCAGGAGAGTTGCTGCCCGTGCAGCAGTATGACCAGCGGCAGGCGACCTGCCGACTTGAGTGGGTAGTGGACCACCGCCCGGATCTCGGCGACGCCGTCCCAGGCCTGCGGGTCGGTGAACGCTTCGTCGCCCAGGTTGTACTCGACCACCCCGACCGCGTCGGCCGCCTGCGCCCGCGTGCCGGGAACGACCGTCAGCAGGACGGCGACGAGGACCGCGAGCGCGAGCCCGGTGACGCCGAGCCGCACCCGTAATACCTGGAACATGACCTGCCCCTTCGTGATGTGACCCTGACCGGAGGGACCCTAGGCGTCACATGTGAGGAAGACGTCAGCATGCGACCTCGCATGATGCCCAAGGGGCACCTCGGGCGAGTGGCGGACGCGGTTTCGCTCTCGCAAGGCGCGAGAGGTCTTCCGCCGCACGGCCCCTCCGCCGCCCGCCTCTCGCCTCGACGTCACGGCGCGTGCCCCGCCCTCCGCGGTCGGCTGTCCTGCTCCTCCATGCCCCCGCCGTACCCGCCGCGAGCCGTGCTCACGACCTGTGGAACGAGGTCGGAGAGCGCAACCGCAAGCGCCTCGGAGCGGGCCGAACGAGGCCGGCGCGGCGTTCCAATACCTGCGGGGTGCGATCCGGATGGCGGAACGGAACCGTCGGAGGACGACGAAACGCCGCCGAGGTCCTTCTCGGTCTCCTGCGAACCGGCGATCATGCCGCGTCATGGACATCTTGCTCGTCGCCAGCGCGTTCAACAGCCTGTCCCAGCGTGTGTACGCGGAACTGTCGGACGAAGGGCACCGGGTCGACGTCGTTCTCGCCTCGCACGGCGCCGAAGCGGTACGGACCGCCGTACACGAGGTGCGTCCGGAACTGATCATCGCTCCGATGCTCAAGACAGCGCTGCCGGAGGACGTCTGGCGGGAGCACACCTGTCTCGTCGTGCACCCGGGGCCACCCGGTGACCGCGGCCCGTCCTCCCTGGACTGGGCCGTCGCCGAGGACGCACCCCACTGGGGAGTGACCGTGCTCCAGGCCGAGGCGGGCCTGGACGCCGGCGCCGTGTGGGCGTCCGAGTCCTTCCCGATCGCGCCGGTCGGCAAGAGCGACCTCTATCGCAACGAGGCGTCCGACGCCGCCGCGGCCGCCGTCCGGCTGGCCGTTCGGCGGTACGCCGAGGGATCGTTCAAGCCGCAGGCGCAGAGCGATCCCTCGATCCGTGTGGTGTGGCGCGACTTCTTCCGCCAGGAGCAGCGCAGGATCGACTGGCACAACGACGAC
Above is a genomic segment from Streptomyces sp. SLBN-31 containing:
- a CDS encoding alpha/beta hydrolase — encoded protein: MFQVLRVRLGVTGLALAVLVAVLLTVVPGTRAQAADAVGVVEYNLGDEAFTDPQAWDGVAEIRAVVHYPLKSAGRLPLVILLHGQQLSCYSADDADWGSWPCPAGVVPYPSYRGYDYLAEALARDGYMVVSPSANGVNYYMGVAPQRAHLIDRHLRLLQQLNTAGGGPLAGHFTDPRTGRPVRVDFEDRLDLTRVGTMGHSVGGEGVMYQAADAHRGELPAGVRIRGVAAVASPGPSGFYDTLVTRTPLAVVSAGCWSLGGEAYFDDARGRTGARGFRLRVTKGNHNFYNTEWTTGPGPTDGDDTTCSDTPGRPTAAQQQSLAVTYLRAFYAYTLKNDRSALPVLTGARRFPGVDTQAESYGGNGFVHGKR